A single genomic interval of Candidatus Bipolaricaulis anaerobius harbors:
- a CDS encoding diacylglycerol/lipid kinase family protein translates to MGQVHVVLNPAADRGRAGERREELSQALEAAGILAQVVLTDGPGHAIELARDAVRAGATVVAAAGGDGTVHEVGQALVGTDVALGILPMGSGNDYIRVLGIPRDLAGAAAILARGEVRIVDVANVNGQFSLNSVGMGIDGQIAADYLRMRALKGELGYLSATVLEVIRFRAFRAEVVGDGWTFTGKVLAVSVMNGSYAGGGYRLAPQACLDDGALDVGIIGDYPRVVRCVVLPKTRDGTYLDLARVHAKKAQRVSIRSDRPVPVHMDGELLPEPIQEIEVSLRPQALHVVA, encoded by the coding sequence ATGGGACAGGTACACGTGGTCCTCAACCCGGCGGCGGATCGCGGCCGGGCCGGGGAGCGACGGGAGGAGCTGAGCCAGGCCCTTGAGGCGGCGGGGATTCTAGCCCAGGTCGTCCTCACGGACGGGCCGGGACACGCGATCGAGCTCGCCCGGGATGCGGTGCGGGCGGGGGCGACGGTCGTCGCCGCGGCGGGGGGGGACGGGACGGTCCACGAGGTCGGCCAGGCCCTGGTGGGGACGGACGTCGCCCTGGGGATCCTCCCCATGGGGTCAGGGAACGACTACATCCGGGTGCTGGGGATCCCCCGGGACCTCGCCGGCGCCGCGGCAATCCTCGCCCGCGGTGAGGTGCGGATCGTGGATGTGGCAAACGTCAACGGACAGTTCTCCCTCAACTCGGTGGGGATGGGCATTGACGGCCAGATCGCCGCGGACTACCTCCGCATGCGGGCCCTGAAGGGAGAACTTGGGTACCTCTCGGCGACCGTCCTCGAGGTGATCCGCTTCCGCGCGTTCCGGGCGGAGGTCGTGGGCGATGGGTGGACGTTCACGGGGAAGGTGTTGGCCGTATCGGTGATGAACGGTTCCTACGCCGGGGGAGGGTACCGCCTCGCCCCGCAGGCCTGCCTCGATGACGGGGCGCTCGATGTGGGGATCATCGGCGATTACCCGCGCGTGGTGCGGTGCGTGGTCCTCCCCAAGACGCGCGACGGGACCTACCTCGACTTAGCGCGCGTGCACGCCAAGAAGGCCCAGCGGGTTTCGATCCGCAGCGATCGGCCGGTCCCGGTGCACATGGATGGGGAGCTCCTTCCGGAACCCATCCAGGAGATCGAGGTTTCGCTGCGGCCCCAGGCTTTGCACGTAGTCGCCTGA
- a CDS encoding ArsR/SmtB family transcription factor: protein MTSNAIETDESVLSTIGKALAHPARVELLRLLEDGERCGCEFVPSLNLDPSVVSRHLAVLSRAGLIVSRRDGVRIMWRLVRPDIPRLLSCLANLQCSRQSE from the coding sequence ATGACAAGTAACGCGATAGAGACGGATGAATCGGTTCTGAGCACGATCGGCAAGGCCCTCGCCCACCCGGCCCGGGTGGAGCTGCTGCGCCTTCTCGAGGACGGCGAGCGGTGCGGGTGCGAGTTCGTGCCCTCGCTCAACCTCGATCCATCCGTCGTCTCGCGGCACCTCGCCGTTCTCTCGCGGGCGGGTCTGATCGTCTCTCGGCGCGATGGAGTGCGGATCATGTGGCGGCTCGTCCGGCCCGACATCCCCCGTCTGTTGTCCTGCCTGGCCAACCTGCAGTGCTCACGGCAATCTGAATGA